A single window of Pieris rapae chromosome 4, ilPieRapa1.1, whole genome shotgun sequence DNA harbors:
- the LOC123689163 gene encoding acyl-protein thioesterase 1, giving the protein MEPNPVIIAATAKQTASLIFLHGLGDTGHGWASTIAAIRGPHIKVICPTASTMPVTLNAGFRMPSWFDLRTLDATAPEDEEGIVNATTLIHRLISDEVKAGIPAGRILLGGFSQGGALALHAALTYSEPLAGVMSLSCWLPRHAHFPDCVKAPKELPIFQAHGDCDPVVPYKWGQMTASFLKTFMKNIEFNTYQGLSHSSSDAELKDMKVFIEKTLPAVK; this is encoded by the exons ATGGAACCAAATCCAGTTATTATTGCTGCTACAGCCAAACAAACAGCTTCT CTTATCTTTTTACATGGACTTGGAGACACTGG tcatGGATGGGCTAGCACAATTGCTGCCATTAGAGGACCtcatattaaagttatatgtCCAACAGCATCAACTATGCCTGTGACACTCAATGCAGGTTTCAGGATGCCTTCTTGGTTCGACTTAAGAACTTTAGATGCTACTGCTCCCGAAGATGAAGAAGGAATAGTAAATGCAACTACGCTTATTCATCGACTTATATCTGATGAAGTTAAA GCCGGTATTCCAGCTGGCAGAATATTACTGGGTGGGTTTTCCCAGGGTGGTGCATTAGCTCTCCATGCTGCTCTTACATACTCAGAACCACTTGCTGGAGTAATGTCTCTTTCATGTTGGCTACCAAGACATGCTCATTTTCCTGATTGTGTGAAGGCTCCAAAAGAATTACCA atATTCCAAGCGCATGGTGACTGTGACCCAGTAGTACCATACAAGTGGGGACAAATGACTGCATCATTCCTGAAAACATTTATGaagaatattgaatttaatacatacCAAGGATTGTCACACAGCTCTTCTGATGCAGAACTGAAAGACATGAAAGTATTTATAGAGAAAACTTTGCcagctgtaaaataa
- the LOC110999784 gene encoding RNA exonuclease 5 isoform X1, whose protein sequence is MMNLSYEPCKKKARREVQSKYNRRKNKVEVTVEERTSVKPPKKHTPKFRLKSTGHIASLATPLNERIPIVLTDIQHLLLHSLLGNLNITESPRWYTIDKCNHVCQTTCLIIEGISINQLEEHKEKLININKIFENFVEILTPSVYSGSLVKELALVPLSETEKECIIEKYGSLNLALEVRKDLMVMMRAVFPIDEDNEEKIVKIECEDKFPRTQLLLSAWQLIEENYPVPLKGKLKNIYSDYVFSKEEYKAVTADSPMFGLDCEMCITNVGSELTRVSVVDEEYKLVYESLVKPYNNITDYLTRYSGITESSLENITKRLEDVQKELREVLPPDAILVGQSLNSDLHALKMFHPYVIDTSLIYNFTGERTRKTKLKILVKEFLNMDIQTNQNGHCSIEDSIAALKLVQLKLSKSIEFGDAVHTNRQTYKENVVRMSTKSDYALSIFNHIIEQKKTSLVVGCDDITGDYHTYLTQAKDSMSTQLKKGKPKKVKLCTVDTVDEVITTVTEAANDYNLIMAHLKHNSPLESCHATNIDEWVNNIWNSLKESALFVVVFSGTTAENGVAMIKVKDI, encoded by the exons atgatgaaTCTCTCTTACGAGCCGTGCAAGAAAAAGGCACGTAGAGAAGTTCAAAGTAAgt ATAACAGAAGGAAAAATAAAGTAGAAGTTACAGTTGAAGAAAGAACTTCTGTAAAACCTCCTAAGAAACACACTCCaaaatttcgtttaaaatCAACTGGCCATATAGCATCTCTTGCTACACCATTAAATGAAAGAATTCCTATAGTTTTAACAGACATTCAGCACTTGCTTCTACATTCATTGTTGggaaatttaaacataactgAATCACCAAGGTGGTATACTATAGATAAATGCAATCATGTGTGCCAAACAACTTGTCTTATAATTGAGGGCAtttcaataaatcaattagaagaacacaaagaaaaattaattaacattaataaaatctttgagaattttgttgaaatattaACACCATCTGTATACAGTGGTTCCCTTGTTAAAGAATTAGCTTTAGTGCCTCTTTCAGAAACAGAGAAAGAGTGCATTATAGAGAAATATGGAAGCTTGAACTTGGCTTTAGAAGTCCGGAAAGATCTAATGGTTATGATGAGAGCAGTATTTCCCATTGACGAAGATAATGAAGAAAAGATAGTAAAGATAGAATGTGAAGATAAGTTCCCTAGAACTCAACTTCTGTTATCTGCTTGGCAATTGATTGAAGAAAACTACCCAGTCCCTTTGAAAGGCaagttgaaaaatatatactcaGATTATGTTTTCTCTAAAGAAGAGTATAAAGCTGTCACAGCTGATTCTCCTATGTTCGGGCTAGATTGTGAAATGTGCATTACAAATGTTGGATCAGAACTGACTCGTGTCTCGGTTGTAGATGAGGAATACAAATTGGTGTATGAGTCTCTGGTTAAACCCTATAACAACATTACAGATTATTTGACTAGATATTCTGGTATTACAGAATCttctttagaaaatattaccaAGAGATTAGAAGATGTTCAAAAAGAGTTACGTGAAGTATTACCACCTGATGCTATATTGGTTGGTCAGTCACTTAACTCTGACTTACatgctttaaaaatgtttcatcCTTATGTAATTGATactagtttaatatataattttactggTGAAAGAACACGGAAAACCAAATTGAAGATTTTAGTTaaagagtttttaaatatggatATACAAACAAATCAGAATGGCCATTGTTCAATAGAGGATTCTATAGCAGCTCTTAAATtagttcaattaaaattaagcaaATCCATTGAATTTGGAGATGCTGTGCATACGAATAGACAGAcctataaagaaaatgtagTAAGAATGTCTACAAAATCTGATTATgccttatcaatttttaatcatattattgAGCAGAAAAAGACATCTCTGGTAGTGGGCTGTGATGATATCACTGGGGACTATCATACATACTTAACACAAGCCAAAGACAGTATGAGTACACAGTTAAAAAAGGGTAAAcctaaaaaagtaaaactttGTACAGTTGATACAGTAGATGAAGTTATCACTACTGTTACAGAAGCTGCTAatgattacaatttaattatggcACATTTGAAACACAATTCGCCTCTAGAATCTTGTCATGCAACAAATATTGATGAGTGGGTGAATAATATTTGGAATAGTCTGAAGGAATCTgctctatttgttgttgtttttagTGGTACTACTGCTGAAAATGGAGTTGCTATGATAAAAgtaaaagatatataa
- the LOC110999808 gene encoding 2-iminobutanoate/2-iminopropanoate deaminase — translation MTTIVGSDSHKVTKTIVTSPEIYKPVGPYSQAILSGKTLYISGVLGLDQQAQLVCGGAEAQAKQALDNMKHILEAGGSSLPGVIKTTILLANLDDFQVVNQIYAQYFPKDPPARATYQVARLPLGAAVEIEAIALSGDLVIAEAGPCPCARL, via the exons ATGACCACAATCGTTGGATCTGACTCGCACAAAGTAACCAAAACTATCGTGACTTCTCCGGAAATTTATAAACCCGTTGGACCATACAG ccaAGCAATCCTATCTGGCAAAACTCTATATATATCTGGAGTCCTCGGGTTGGATCAACAAGCTCAATTAGTCTGCGGCGGTGCTGAAGCTCAAGCTAAACAAGCACTGGACAATATGAAGCACATTTTAGAAGCTGGAGGGTCGTCATTACCAGGCGTCATTAAGACCACTATTCTTTTGGCCAATTTAGACGACTTTCAAGTagttaatcaaatatatgCCCAAT ATTTTCCTAAGGACCCCCCGGCGCGTGCCACGTATCAGGTGGCCAGGTTACCGCTCGGAGCAGCTGTTGAAATCGAAGCCATTGCCCTCAGCGGGGACCTAGTAATTGCTGAAGCAGGCCCGTGTCCCTGTGCTCgcctataa
- the LOC110999773 gene encoding uncharacterized protein LOC110999773: MATDDISLRVGRLEIESSKVNKIIKDDNPFVTQFQKRNSLTKPTHQNKCICHTVRKKYALGKRKHCKILREPVLKLSQCHPTHRSPLQKSFLHNTVSKCPLSSSSGNIICLHALVDTCNQLHISSEKSKDSRKNSDLNKFKGWQTNQTSNRKQSQETVLESNSSTSCSQQALNPPCDVTIDELASYFETLVHIPKKMSSMAEMMYI, encoded by the coding sequence ATGGCTACAGATGACATATCACTAAGAGTTGGGCGGCTAGAAATAGAATCAtcaaaagtaaacaaaattattaaagatgaTAACCCATTTGTAACtcaatttcaaaaaaggaATTCTCTAACCAAACCTACTCATcaaaataaatgcatttgCCACACAGTGAGAAAAAAGTATGCACTAGGCAAAAGAAAGCACTGTAAAATACTCAGAGAACCAGTATTAAAGTTGTCACAATGTCATCCAACACACAGAAGTCCACTCCAAAAGTCATTTTTACATAACACTGTTTCTAAATGTCCACTATCAAGTTCCAGTggcaatataatatgtttgcaTGCACTTGTAGATACATGTAATCAGCTTCATATTTCATCAGAAAAATCTAAGGATAGCAGAAAAAATTCagatcttaataaatttaagggTTGGCAAACTAATCAAACTTCAAATAGGAAACAAAGTCAAGAAACTGTTTTAGAGAGTAACTCGTCTACATCTTGTTCTCAGCAGGCACTGAATCCTCCATGTGATGTAACTATTGATGAACTTGCAAGTTATTTTGAAACTCTAGTTCATATACCTAAGAAGATGTCATCAATGGCAGAAATGATGTacatttaa
- the LOC110999784 gene encoding RNA exonuclease 5 isoform X2, translated as MMNLSYEPCKKKARREVQNNRRKNKVEVTVEERTSVKPPKKHTPKFRLKSTGHIASLATPLNERIPIVLTDIQHLLLHSLLGNLNITESPRWYTIDKCNHVCQTTCLIIEGISINQLEEHKEKLININKIFENFVEILTPSVYSGSLVKELALVPLSETEKECIIEKYGSLNLALEVRKDLMVMMRAVFPIDEDNEEKIVKIECEDKFPRTQLLLSAWQLIEENYPVPLKGKLKNIYSDYVFSKEEYKAVTADSPMFGLDCEMCITNVGSELTRVSVVDEEYKLVYESLVKPYNNITDYLTRYSGITESSLENITKRLEDVQKELREVLPPDAILVGQSLNSDLHALKMFHPYVIDTSLIYNFTGERTRKTKLKILVKEFLNMDIQTNQNGHCSIEDSIAALKLVQLKLSKSIEFGDAVHTNRQTYKENVVRMSTKSDYALSIFNHIIEQKKTSLVVGCDDITGDYHTYLTQAKDSMSTQLKKGKPKKVKLCTVDTVDEVITTVTEAANDYNLIMAHLKHNSPLESCHATNIDEWVNNIWNSLKESALFVVVFSGTTAENGVAMIKVKDI; from the exons atgatgaaTCTCTCTTACGAGCCGTGCAAGAAAAAGGCACGTAGAGAAGTTCAAA ATAACAGAAGGAAAAATAAAGTAGAAGTTACAGTTGAAGAAAGAACTTCTGTAAAACCTCCTAAGAAACACACTCCaaaatttcgtttaaaatCAACTGGCCATATAGCATCTCTTGCTACACCATTAAATGAAAGAATTCCTATAGTTTTAACAGACATTCAGCACTTGCTTCTACATTCATTGTTGggaaatttaaacataactgAATCACCAAGGTGGTATACTATAGATAAATGCAATCATGTGTGCCAAACAACTTGTCTTATAATTGAGGGCAtttcaataaatcaattagaagaacacaaagaaaaattaattaacattaataaaatctttgagaattttgttgaaatattaACACCATCTGTATACAGTGGTTCCCTTGTTAAAGAATTAGCTTTAGTGCCTCTTTCAGAAACAGAGAAAGAGTGCATTATAGAGAAATATGGAAGCTTGAACTTGGCTTTAGAAGTCCGGAAAGATCTAATGGTTATGATGAGAGCAGTATTTCCCATTGACGAAGATAATGAAGAAAAGATAGTAAAGATAGAATGTGAAGATAAGTTCCCTAGAACTCAACTTCTGTTATCTGCTTGGCAATTGATTGAAGAAAACTACCCAGTCCCTTTGAAAGGCaagttgaaaaatatatactcaGATTATGTTTTCTCTAAAGAAGAGTATAAAGCTGTCACAGCTGATTCTCCTATGTTCGGGCTAGATTGTGAAATGTGCATTACAAATGTTGGATCAGAACTGACTCGTGTCTCGGTTGTAGATGAGGAATACAAATTGGTGTATGAGTCTCTGGTTAAACCCTATAACAACATTACAGATTATTTGACTAGATATTCTGGTATTACAGAATCttctttagaaaatattaccaAGAGATTAGAAGATGTTCAAAAAGAGTTACGTGAAGTATTACCACCTGATGCTATATTGGTTGGTCAGTCACTTAACTCTGACTTACatgctttaaaaatgtttcatcCTTATGTAATTGATactagtttaatatataattttactggTGAAAGAACACGGAAAACCAAATTGAAGATTTTAGTTaaagagtttttaaatatggatATACAAACAAATCAGAATGGCCATTGTTCAATAGAGGATTCTATAGCAGCTCTTAAATtagttcaattaaaattaagcaaATCCATTGAATTTGGAGATGCTGTGCATACGAATAGACAGAcctataaagaaaatgtagTAAGAATGTCTACAAAATCTGATTATgccttatcaatttttaatcatattattgAGCAGAAAAAGACATCTCTGGTAGTGGGCTGTGATGATATCACTGGGGACTATCATACATACTTAACACAAGCCAAAGACAGTATGAGTACACAGTTAAAAAAGGGTAAAcctaaaaaagtaaaactttGTACAGTTGATACAGTAGATGAAGTTATCACTACTGTTACAGAAGCTGCTAatgattacaatttaattatggcACATTTGAAACACAATTCGCCTCTAGAATCTTGTCATGCAACAAATATTGATGAGTGGGTGAATAATATTTGGAATAGTCTGAAGGAATCTgctctatttgttgttgtttttagTGGTACTACTGCTGAAAATGGAGTTGCTATGATAAAAgtaaaagatatataa
- the LOC110999814 gene encoding sodium/hydrogen exchanger 8 has translation MKLSYKMKMSELSRKVIFVVCTLSAIFHFTNAHEIVHKSKISVASENPVVDYVDDNIDLVRSKRDVVQNVTSSSEPPITLPTTNTTINVSSESPNIIYEVGPSNSSILSVVQVNVSSSASPNASSSSSDVAALPGKSSAEDEHNSSMAIFFVLCILALGILLIHLMLQTGFSYLPESVVIVFLGALIGMIINLMSIRNIANWRKEEAFSPTAFFLVLLPPIIFESGYNLHKGNFFQNIVSILLFAIVGTAISAFVIGAGIYLLGLAQVVYKLSFVESFAFGSLISAVDPVATVAIFHALDVDPVLNMLVFGESILNDAVAIVLTTAVLDSNDPVMSTTDAILSAINRFWLMFFASAGIGVLFALISALLLKHVDLRKNPSLEFGMMLVFTYAPYVLAEGINLSGIMAILFCGIVMSHYTHFNLSTVTQVTMQQTMRTLAFIAETCVFAYLGLAIFSFRHRVEPALVVWSIILSLIGRAANIFPLALLCNKFREHKITKKMMFIMWFSGLRGAISYALSLHLNFSDETRHVIITTTLIIVLFTTLFFGGSTMPLLKFLRANKKTKRPRSLRKPKEVSLSKTKEWGQAIDSEHLSEITEEELEVNYSHATRMKGFVRLDLKYLIPFFTRRFTHQELKDCKSQMTDLTNQWYQAIRISNDHDTDEEELQQNSSNNSQSSLQRVI, from the exons ATGAAACTCtcttataaaatgaaaatgagtGAACTGTCAcgaaaagttatatttgttgtATGTACATTAAGtgcaatatttcattttaccaaTGCTCATGAGATtgttcataaaagtaaaatatcagTTGCGAGTGAAAATCCAGTGGTTGACTATGTGGATGACAATATTGATTTAGTAAGATCTAAGCGTGATGTGGTGCAAAATGTCACAAGTTCAAGTGAGCCTCCAATAACGCTGCCTACTACTAATACCACTATTAATGTGTCATCAGAAAGtcccaatataatatatgaggTTGGCCCATCTAATTCTTCAATACTGTCAGTTGTTCAAGTAAATGTGTCTTCATCAGCTTCACCCAATGCTTCATCAAGTTCTTCAGACGTAGCTGCTCTCCCTGGGAAAAGCTCTGCAGAAGATGAACATAACAGCTCAATGGCAATTTTCTTTGTACTATGTATTTTGGCTCTTGGTATATTGCTGATACACCTTATGCTTCAAACTGGTTTTTCATATTTGCCTGAGAGTGTAGTGATAGTATTTTTAGGTGCTTTAATAGgaatgattattaatttaatgtctaTTAGAAATATAGCAAATTGGAGGAAAGAGGAGGCATTTTCACCAACTGCtttctttttagttttgttgCCTCCTATAATATTTGAATCTGGCTACAATCTTCATAAGGGCAATTTTTTCCAGAACattgtatcaattttattgtttgccaTTGTGGGCACAGCTATATCAGCATTTGTAATTGGGGCTGGAATTTATTTGTTGGGATTAGCTCAAGTTGTTTATAAGCTGAGTTTTGTTGAATCTTTTGCATTTGGATCTCTGATATCTGCTGTTGATCCAGTGGCAACTGTCGCTATTTTCCATGCTCTGGATGTGGACCCAGTTTTGAATATGTTGGTATTTGGTGAGAGTATTTTGAATGATGCAGTTGCTATAGTGCTGACAACAGCTGTCCTTGACTCAAATGACCCAGTCATGTCTACAACAGATGCCATATTGTCTGCTATCAACCGCTTTTGGTTGATGTTCTTTGCATCAGCAGGAATTGGGGTTCTATTTGCTCTAATTAGTGCACTTTTGTTAAAACATGTTGATTTACGGAAGAACCCATCCCTTGAATTTGGAATGATGCTAGTCTTCACCTATGCTCCATATGTTTTAGCTGAAGGAATTAATTTATCGg GCATTATGGCGATATTGTTCTGTGGTATTGTTATGTCTCACTATACACATTTCAATCTTTCGACTGTCACTCAAGTGACTATGCAGCAAACAATGAGAACTCTTGCATTTATTGCTGAAACTTGTGTGTTTGCTTACCTAGGACTTGCTATATTTAG TTTCCGACATCGTGTGGAACCTGCTTTAGTAGTGTGGAGTATAATTCTAAGTTTGATTGGTCGAGCCGCCAATATTTTTCCACTTGCTTTACTGTGTAATAAATTCCGCGAAcacaaaataactaaaaaaatgatgTTTATAATGTGGTTTAGTG gtcTGCGTGGAGCCATCTCGTATGCGTTGTCTCTCCATCTTAATTTCTCCGATGAGACGCGCCATGTTATAATTACGACCACTCTTATAATCGTATTATTTACAACTCTGTTCTTCGGGGGTTCAACTATGCCGCTACTTAAATTTTTGAGG GCTAACAAGAAAACCAAACGGCCGCGTTCGTTACGTAAACCCAAAGAAGTAAGTCTGTCGAAAACCAAAGAATGGGGTCAGGCTATTGACTCGGAACATTTGTCTGAAATCACTGAAGAAGAGTTAGAG GTGAATTATTCCCACGCGACCAGAATGAAAGGTTTTGTGCGACTCGACTTGAAGTACCTTATACCATTTTTTACTAGACGATTTACACACCAG GAATTAAAAGACTGCAAAAGTCAAATGACAGATCTGACAAACCAATGGTACCAGGCGATTAGGATTTCCAATGACCATGACACAGATGAAGAAGAGCTACAGCAGAATTCTTCAAATAACTCACAATCAAGCTTACAAAGAGTAATTTAG
- the LOC110999785 gene encoding UBA-like domain-containing protein 2, with amino-acid sequence MDSLREQVMINQFVLAAGCAREQAKQLLQAAHWQFETALSIFFQEVAIPSANGIATQHYPQQLMTPCNTPATPPNFPDALAAFSRLSTTGSPSNTGGGSISGLAPPVSPLATHPPAQPNTFSTANQQTNNYTPLSCSTAVCREHMPR; translated from the exons ATGGATTCATTACGTGAACAAGTAATGATAAATCAATTTGTGTTAGCTGCTGGTTGTGCTCGGGAACAAGCTAAACAATTACTGCAAGCAGCTCATTGGCAGTTTGAG ACTGCACTTTCAATATTCTTCCAAGAAGTTGCTATACCATCTGCAAATGGTATTGCAACACAGCATTATCCGCAG CAATTGATGACCCCATGCAACACACCGGCAACTCCACCAAATTTCCCAGATGCTTTAGCAGCTTTTTCACGGTTATCAACTACTGGAAGCCCCAGCAACACAGGTGGCGGCAGCATCAGCGGCCTGGCACCGCCTGTCTCGCCCCTCGCCACACACCCTCCAGCACAACCTAACACATTCTCCACTGCAAATCAGCAGACTAATAATTATACACCGCTTTCTTGCTCAACTGCG GTGTGCAGAGAACACATGCCAAgataa
- the LOC110999804 gene encoding uncharacterized protein LOC110999804: MGCTSSAPVMKDAQSDATDGAKSETNNGHYAAEEKVQNVDVNHKNHFSLDSHYSTEMLPKSDKINENLQLPSYNSIFLNNDSNWSAKGIDNSINNDSQKNIVQTEENFKTFIEVVDHVLVNKVVEPEELEESQETIAIRIEPEPENVSIKDEITPADNKTNETSINEDLEETDEVKNILEHESPTQSESRSTRWEALADIAAELPPSLAVDPVTGQIYSLTK; this comes from the exons ATGGGCTGCACCAGCAGCGCTCCAGTTATGAAAGACGCTCAGAGTGATGCAACAG atGGCGCCAAATCGGAGACAAATAATGGACACTATGCAGCAGAGGAAAAAGTCCAGAATGTAGATGTTAATCACAAGAATCACTTCAGCTTGGACAGCCACTATTCTACTGAGATGCTTCCgaaaagtgataaaataaatgaaaacctACAATTACCAAgttataattctatatttttaaacaacgaTTCAAATTGGTCAGCCAAAG GTATAGACAATAGTATAAACAATGATAGCCAGAAAAACATCGTACAAACAgaggaaaattttaaaacatttatcgaAGTAGTAGATCACGTTTTAGTGAATAAAGTAGTAGAACCTGAAGAATTAGAAGAATCACAAGAAACAATTGCTATAAGGATTGAACCAGAACCTGAGAATGTTTCAATAAAAGACGAAATTACACCAGCAGACAATAAAACTAATGAAACTTCTATTAATGAAGATTTAGAAGAAAC gGACGAGGTAAAGAACATTTTAGAACATGAAAGTCCAACACAGTCTGAAAGCCGGTCCACTCGTTGGGAGGCTTTAGCGGATATAGCTGCAGAACTTCCACCTTCTCTTGCTGTGGACCCTGTTACTGGGCAAATATACTCccttaccaaataa